One genomic window of Streptomyces sp. NBC_01276 includes the following:
- a CDS encoding aldehyde dehydrogenase family protein produces MASLFEYAPAPESRSVVDIAPSYGLFIDGEFTDAADGKVFKTVSPSSEEVLAEVAQAGAADVDRAVKAARRAFEKWSALPGSERAKYLFRIARIIQERSRELAVLETLDNGKPIKETRDADLPLVAAHFFYYAGWADKLDHAGYGANPRPLGVAGQVIPWNFPLLMLAWKIAPALATGNTVVLKPAETTPLSALFFADICRQAGLPKGVVNILTGYGDAGAALVEHPDVNKVAFTGSTAVGKKIARHVAGTDKKVTLELGGKGANIVFDDAPIDQAVEGIVNGIFFNQGQVCCAGSRLLVQESIHDELLDSLKRRLSTLRLGDPLDKNTDIGAINSAEQLARITALAETGEAEGAERWSPACELPSAGYWFAPTLFTNVTQAHTVARDEIFGPVLSVLTFRTPDEAVAKANNSQYGLSAGIWTEKGSRILAVANKLRAGVVWANTFNKFDPTSPFGGYKESGFGREGGRHGLEGYLDV; encoded by the coding sequence ATGGCATCCCTTTTCGAGTACGCACCGGCCCCCGAGTCCCGCTCGGTCGTCGACATCGCCCCCTCTTACGGGCTCTTCATCGACGGCGAGTTCACCGACGCCGCCGACGGCAAGGTCTTCAAGACCGTCTCCCCGTCCTCCGAGGAAGTCCTCGCCGAGGTCGCCCAGGCCGGCGCCGCCGACGTCGACCGCGCCGTGAAGGCCGCCCGCAGGGCCTTCGAGAAGTGGTCCGCGCTGCCGGGCTCCGAGCGCGCCAAGTACCTCTTCCGCATCGCCCGGATCATCCAGGAGCGCAGCCGCGAGCTGGCCGTCCTGGAGACCCTGGACAACGGCAAGCCGATCAAGGAGACCCGCGACGCGGACCTCCCGCTCGTCGCCGCGCACTTCTTCTACTACGCGGGCTGGGCCGACAAGCTCGACCACGCGGGCTACGGCGCCAACCCGCGCCCCCTCGGCGTGGCCGGCCAGGTCATCCCCTGGAACTTCCCCCTCCTGATGCTCGCGTGGAAGATCGCCCCGGCGCTCGCCACCGGCAACACGGTCGTGCTGAAGCCGGCGGAGACGACCCCCCTCTCGGCGCTGTTCTTCGCGGACATCTGCCGCCAGGCGGGCCTGCCCAAGGGCGTCGTCAACATCCTCACCGGCTACGGCGACGCGGGCGCGGCCCTCGTCGAGCACCCGGACGTCAACAAGGTCGCCTTCACCGGCTCGACCGCCGTGGGCAAGAAGATCGCCCGCCACGTCGCCGGCACCGACAAGAAGGTCACCCTGGAGCTGGGCGGCAAGGGCGCCAACATCGTCTTCGACGACGCGCCCATCGACCAGGCCGTCGAGGGCATCGTCAACGGCATCTTCTTCAACCAGGGCCAGGTCTGCTGCGCGGGCTCCCGCCTGCTGGTCCAGGAGTCGATCCACGACGAGCTGCTGGACTCCCTCAAGCGCCGCCTCTCCACGCTGCGCCTGGGCGACCCGCTCGACAAGAACACCGACATCGGCGCGATCAACTCCGCCGAGCAGCTCGCCCGGATCACCGCGCTCGCCGAGACCGGCGAGGCCGAGGGCGCCGAGCGCTGGTCCCCCGCGTGCGAGCTCCCGTCCGCCGGCTACTGGTTCGCCCCGACGCTCTTCACGAACGTCACCCAGGCGCACACCGTCGCCCGCGACGAGATCTTCGGCCCGGTGCTGTCCGTGCTGACGTTCCGCACCCCGGACGAGGCCGTCGCCAAGGCCAACAACAGCCAGTACGGCCTGTCCGCCGGCATCTGGACGGAGAAGGGCTCGCGCATCCTCGCGGTCGCGAACAAGCTCCGCGCGGGCGTCGTCTGGGCCAACACGTTCAACAAGTTCGACCCGACCTCGCCCTTCGGCGGGTACAAGGAGTCGGGCTTCGGCCGCGAGGGCGGCCGCCACGGCCTGGAGGGCTACCTCGATGTC
- the deoC gene encoding deoxyribose-phosphate aldolase: protein MPTTLTAFADVTTSDSALRRFLHGLPGVDAVGLEARAASLGTRSIKTTAKAYAIDLAISMIDLTTLEGADTPGKVRALAAKAVNPDPTDRSTPMTAAVCVYPDMVATAKAGLNGADVKVASVATAFPAGRAALPVKLADTRDAVAAGADEIDMVIDRGAFLAGRYLDTYELIKAVKEACVREDGTAARLKVIFETGELSTYDNIRRASWIGMLAGADFIKTSTGKVGVNATPANTLLMLEAVRDFKAQTGIQIGVKPAGGIRTTKDALKFLVLVNETAGADWLTNEWFRFGASSLLNDLLMQRQKLSTGRYSGPDYVTVD, encoded by the coding sequence ATGCCCACCACCCTCACCGCATTCGCTGACGTGACGACGTCCGACAGCGCGCTGCGCCGCTTCCTGCACGGGCTGCCCGGCGTAGACGCAGTCGGCCTGGAGGCCCGCGCGGCCTCCCTCGGCACCCGCTCGATCAAGACGACGGCCAAGGCGTACGCCATCGACCTGGCCATCTCGATGATCGACCTGACCACGCTTGAGGGTGCGGACACCCCGGGCAAGGTGCGGGCGCTCGCCGCCAAGGCCGTCAACCCCGACCCGACCGACCGCAGCACGCCGATGACCGCCGCGGTCTGCGTCTACCCCGACATGGTGGCCACCGCCAAGGCCGGGCTGAACGGCGCCGACGTCAAGGTCGCCTCCGTCGCCACCGCCTTCCCGGCCGGCCGCGCGGCCCTGCCCGTCAAGCTCGCCGACACCCGCGACGCCGTCGCCGCCGGCGCCGACGAGATCGACATGGTCATCGACCGTGGCGCCTTCCTCGCCGGCCGCTACCTGGACACGTACGAGCTGATCAAGGCCGTCAAGGAGGCGTGCGTCCGCGAGGACGGCACCGCCGCCCGGCTCAAGGTGATCTTCGAGACCGGCGAGCTGTCGACCTACGACAACATCCGCCGCGCCTCCTGGATCGGCATGCTCGCGGGCGCCGACTTCATCAAGACCTCCACCGGCAAGGTCGGCGTCAACGCCACCCCGGCGAACACGCTGCTGATGCTCGAAGCCGTCCGCGACTTCAAGGCGCAGACTGGCATTCAGATCGGCGTGAAGCCCGCCGGCGGCATCCGGACCACCAAGGACGCGCTGAAGTTCCTGGTCCTGGTCAACGAGACCGCGGGCGCGGACTGGCTGACCAACGAGTGGTTCCGCTTCGGCGCCTCCAGCCTGCTGAACGACCTGCTCATGCAGCGCCAGAAGCTGAGCACCGGGCGTTACTCCGGTCCCGACTACGTGACGGTGGACTGA
- a CDS encoding PH domain-containing protein, which produces MTTPSPHEPVYADRVYRSPMAVVTGVVLLALIAWLCGDAVVRGEGSARWVGLAIALFAVPLTVAFTVRPAVFANDDRMRVRNPFRIIELPWGAVDAVRAGYSAEVLAEGSKYQLWSVPVSLRERKKASRKFSRRDALGGKGLGQDGGTGTAGTAGPERAAADQVVDELRELAERGAARPGAQGSVSVKWAYEIIAPTVVGAVALIVLLATG; this is translated from the coding sequence ATGACTACGCCCTCCCCCCACGAGCCGGTCTACGCCGACCGCGTCTACCGCTCCCCCATGGCCGTCGTCACCGGGGTGGTGCTGCTGGCCCTGATCGCCTGGCTGTGCGGGGACGCCGTCGTGCGCGGCGAGGGGAGCGCCCGCTGGGTCGGGCTCGCCATCGCGCTGTTCGCCGTACCACTGACGGTCGCCTTCACCGTGCGGCCGGCGGTCTTCGCCAACGACGACCGGATGCGGGTGCGCAACCCCTTCCGCATCATCGAGCTGCCCTGGGGGGCCGTGGACGCGGTGCGCGCCGGGTACTCGGCGGAGGTGCTCGCGGAGGGGTCGAAGTACCAGCTCTGGTCGGTGCCGGTGTCGCTGCGCGAGCGCAAGAAGGCGAGCCGCAAGTTCAGCCGCCGTGACGCGCTGGGCGGCAAGGGGCTCGGGCAGGACGGCGGCACGGGCACGGCGGGCACGGCCGGTCCCGAGCGGGCCGCCGCCGACCAGGTCGTGGACGAGCTGCGCGAGCTCGCCGAGCGCGGGGCCGCGCGGCCCGGGGCGCAGGGCTCCGTCTCCGTGAAGTGGGCCTACGAGATCATCGCTCCCACCGTGGTCGGCGCGGTCGCGCTGATCGTCCTGCTCGC